From one Trifolium pratense cultivar HEN17-A07 linkage group LG1, ARS_RC_1.1, whole genome shotgun sequence genomic stretch:
- the LOC123908137 gene encoding uncharacterized protein LOC123908137, whose amino-acid sequence MPDKNIKCFWKYTNWKFILPNEAQDWVDTTVKDAWRRYKHKIKKNHFFKYSNMTERLKHRHPKMLEVHFKKLCEYWSLKPIQRAKEGKEPTQAEVFVETRKENKGKKLDVETEKAIAKLQEMVEIEENDTEAFEVVFGKEHTGISRRCIFALISPLATDLDGFFARRILEVLNFIYVTFCLPYASKYQTTIDILSTILYLTFNTLRFSINFLFGTLYIFVKLYG is encoded by the exons ATGCCAGATAAGAATATAAAATGTTTCTGGAAATATACTAAT TGGAAGTTTATCTTGCCAAATGAAGCACAAGATTGGGTTGACACTACTGTTAAAGATGCATGGAGAagatataaacacaaaattaagaagaatcatttttttaagtattcCAACATGACTGAGAGACTTAAACATCGTCATCCAAAGATGCTAGAAGTTCATTTTAAGAAGCTTTGTGAATACTGGAGTTTGAAGCCTATACAA CGTGCAAAGGAAGGAAAAGAGCCCACCCAAGCAGAAGTTTTTGTTGAAACTCGGAAAGAAAATAAAGGAAAGAAATTGGATGTAGAAACTGAGAAAGCAATT GCCAAACTTCAAGAAATGGTTGAAATTGAGGAAAATGATACAGAAGCATTTGAAGTTGTTTTTGGGAAGGAGCATACTGGCATTTCAAGAAGATGCATTTTCGCATTAATTTCTCCATTGGCAACTGATTTGGATGGTTTTTTTGCTAGGCGCATACTTGAAGTGTTAAATTTCATCTATGTGACATTTTGTTTACCATATGCGTCAAAGTATCAAACTACGATAGATATTTTGTCTACTATTTTGTATTTGACTTTTAACACGTTACGTTTctctatcaattttttatttggcaCATTATATATCTTTGTTAAATTATATGGCTAA
- the LOC123908127 gene encoding uncharacterized protein LOC123908127, which translates to MEWRKYYLDMILVPLGFMIIIGYHVWLWHKVRTQPSSTIIGINTYGRRSWVPSMLKDIEKKNILAVQTLRNLIMGSTLMATTSILLSAGLAAVISSTYSVKKPLNDTIYGAHSEFMVALKYVTLLTIFLFSFFCHTLSIRFFNQVSILICTPQDVLSYEAVITPEYLTELLDKGIVLSTVGNRLFYSAFPLLLWIFGPVLVFLCSVAMIPVLYNLDFVCGNGKEKIVKINGKGGEDYA; encoded by the exons ATGGAATGGAGGAAATATTATTTGGATATGATTTTGGTACCATTAGGATTTATGATAATAATTGGTTATCATGTTTGGCTATGGCATAAGGTTCGAACTCAACCTTCTTCCACCATAATTGGAATCAATACTTATGGAAGACGATCATGGGTCCCTTCAATGCTCAAG GacattgaaaagaaaaacatcttagcagTTCAAACACTACGTAATCTAATAATGGGATCAACACTTATGGCTACAACATCAATCCTTCTCTCAGCAGGTTTAGCAGCAGTCATAAGCAGCACATATAGTGTAAAGAAGCCACTCAATGATACAATTTATGGAGCACATAGTGAATTTATGGTAGCACTTAAATATGTGACACTATTAACAATATTCTTATTCTCATTTTTCTGTCACacactttccattagatttttcaACCAAGTTAGCATCCTCATTTGCACACCACAAGATGTCTTGTCTTATGAAGCTGTAATCACACCTGAATATTTGACTGAGCTTTTGGATAAAGGAATTGTTTTAAGCACTGTTGGAAATAGACTTTTCTACTCTGCATTTCCACTTTTGCTATGGATCTTTGGACCTGTCTTGGTTTTCTTGTGTTCTGTTGCTATGATTCCTGTGCTTTATAACTTGGATTTTGTTTGTGGGAATGGAAAGGAAAAGATTGTCAAGATTAATGGTAAAGGAGGAGAAGATTATGCTTGA
- the LOC123908118 gene encoding heat shock cognate 70 kDa protein-like, with protein MAKKVRAVGIDLGTTYSCVAVWQEQHSRVEIIHNDQGNKTTPSFVAFTPDERLIGNSAKNQAATNPQNTVFDAKRLIGRKFSDSVVQKDTILWPFKVIAGVNDKPMISVMYKGEEKHVYPEEISSMILSKMRNIAEEYLESPVKNAVITVPAYFNDSQRKATVDAGFIAGINVLRIINEPTAAAIAYGLDKRADWAGERNIFVFDLGGGTFDVSLLTIKGEVFEVKATSGNTHLGGEDFDNRMVNYFAKEFERKHKKDISENPRAMRRLRTVCEKAKRALSFSSVAVVEVDSLYEGIDFFSSITRAKFEEINMDFFKECMRIVESCLTDAKMDKSSVHDVVLVGGSSRIPKVQQLLQEIFNGKDLCKSINPDEAVAYGAAVQAAVLSDGFKNVPDMVLRDVTPLSLGWMLEDDIMGVVIPRNTSIPVKKTEEFYTVFDSQSSVLIDVYEGERTRASCNNFLGSFQLCDLPLVAKGHPFLVCFDIDQNGILTVSAKEKWTGNMSKITITNDKGRLSTKEVEKLIQEAEDYRVEDMKFLRKAELLNKLDECIYKMRNDMNLNSEENENINSLITMTENLLHEDHPQIGIDVLEDNLKKIQSMSESIISKTR; from the exons ATGGCGAAGAAAGTACGTGCTGTGGGAATAGACCTAGGCACAACCTACTCATGTGTCGCAGTATGGCAGGAACAACACAGCAGAGTAGAGATTATTCACAATGATCAAGGCAACAAAACCACTCCTTCTTTTGTTGCTTTCACTCCAGATGAAAGGTTGATCGGTAATTCTGCTAAGAACCAGGCTGCTACCAACCCACAAAACACTGTCTTTG atgctaagAGGCTGATTGGTAGAAAGTTTAGTGATTCTGTTGTTCAAAAAGATACCATTTTGTGGCCATTCAAAGTCATTGCTGGTGTTAATGATAAACCAATGATTTCCGTTATGTATAAGGGTGAGGAGAAACACGTGTATCCCGAAGAAATATCATCTATGATCCTCTCAAAGATGCGGAATATTGCAGAGGAATATTTAGAATCACCGGTTAAAAATGCAGTTATCACTGTCCCTGCTTATTTCAATGATTCTCAGCGAAAAGCCACAGTTGATGCTGGTTTCATTGCTGGGATTAATGTTTTGCGGATAATCAATGAACCTACTGCTGCGGCTATTGCATATGGCCTTGACAAGAGAGCTGATTGGGCCGGAGAACGaaatatttttgtctttgaCCTTGGTGGTGGGACTTTTGATGTTTCTCTCCTTACAATTAAGGGTGAGGTCTTTGAAGTTAAGGCCACTTCTGGGAACACTCACCTTGGAGGAGAGGACTTTGATAATAGAATGGTGAACTACTTCGCAAAGGAGTTCGAGAGGAAGCATAAGAAGGATATTAGTGAGAACCCAAGAGCCATGAGGAGGTTGAGAACTGTGTGCGAGAAGGCAAAGCGGGCACTCTCTTTTTCTTCTGTGGCTGTGGTTGAGGTAGATTCTTTGTATGAGGGAATTGACTTCTTCTCATCAATCACTCGTGCCAAGTTTGAGGAAATCAATATGGACTTTTTTAAAGAGTGCATGAGGATTGTTGAAAGTTGTCTTACTGATGCTAAGATGGACAAGAGTAGTGTGCATGATGTTGTCCTTGTTGGGGGATCTTCTAGGATTCCCAAAGTGCAGCAGTTATTGCAGGAAATTTTCAATGGGAAGGATCTATGCAAGAGCATCAACCCTGATGAGGCTGTTGCTTATGGTGCAGCTGTGCAAGCTGCTGTGTTGAGTGATGGCTTTAAGAATGTTCCAGACATGGTGCTGCGAGATGTTACACCATTGTCACTAGGTTGGATGCTAGAAGATGATATTATGGGTGTGGTGATTCCGAGAAACACTTCTATTCCTGTTAAAAAGACAGAAGAATTTTACACGGTTTTTGATAGCCAATCCAGCGTCCTTATTGATGTTTACGAGGGTGAAAGAACGAGGGCGAGCTGCAACAATTTTCTTGGGTCTTTTCAACTTTGTGACTTACCCCTTGTTGCTAAAGGACATCCTTTCCTTGTATGCTTTGATATTGATCAAAATGGCATCCTAACCGTTTCTGCTAAGGAAAAATGGACCGGTAATATGAGTAAGATTACGATAACCAATGACAAAGGAAGGTTGTCGACcaaagaagttgaaaaactgATTCAAGAAGCCGAGGATTACCGTGTTGAAGATATGAAATTCTTAAGGAAGGCTGAGTTATTGAATAAATTGGATGAATGCATTTACAAAATGAGAAATGATATGAATCTCAACTCGGAAGAAAATGAGAATATCAATTCTTTAATTACAATGACAGAAAATTTGCTTCATGAGGATCATCCGCAAATTGGAATAGATGTTCTTGAGGATAATCTAAAGAAGATTCAGAGTATGTCGGAGAGCATTATATCCAAGACTCGCTAG